A part of Pseudomonas lutea genomic DNA contains:
- a CDS encoding AAA family ATPase: MTSLHADEAFLGHYQLSHDPFATRVPGFKFFPAQRKPVLGQLHHLARYSQLLLVVTGPQGSGKTLLRQALVASTNKQSVQSVVVSARGAGDATGVLRQVAQALNVAQAEMRPILSQVVQLALTGQEVYILVDDAEQLGESALEALLGLAAGTPEGRPHVFLFGEASIIDRLDQLCAESGTEEERFHVIELAPYTEEETREYLAQRLDGAGQGVGLFSAEQISDIHEQSGGWPGAINQVARDSMIEAMIASRSAVKRPSMGFKMPKKHVLALGGVVVAAVLAAWLIPGRSNAPATAPANSQAQLPLGQGQAPAQQSNNGGPAIEFAGNSQPMPLPMNGSSQPVTRTPLAEAAGSGEGDGEDGGAAANQSLQPPTVTTTAPPAGASAGPAPSMAQQPVPAPRPAPAAKPTPAPAPAPAAKPAPAPTQVATAKPAPAPAAKPAAPAAAASGAAGSGWYSGQAPTHYVVQILGTSSETTAQSYVKEQGAEYRYFKKTLQGKPLYVVTYGSFADRNAALTAIKALPEKVQAGKPWPRTVGSIQQELAAAR, from the coding sequence ATGACTAGTTTGCACGCCGATGAGGCCTTCCTCGGTCATTACCAGTTGAGTCATGACCCCTTTGCAACGCGGGTCCCCGGCTTCAAATTCTTCCCTGCACAGCGCAAGCCCGTGCTGGGTCAGCTGCATCATCTCGCACGCTACAGCCAGTTGCTGTTGGTGGTCACGGGCCCCCAGGGCAGCGGCAAGACGTTGCTGCGTCAGGCGCTGGTGGCGAGCACCAACAAGCAGTCGGTGCAAAGCGTCGTGGTCTCGGCACGCGGTGCAGGCGATGCGACAGGCGTGTTGCGCCAGGTTGCGCAGGCGCTGAACGTCGCACAGGCGGAAATGCGCCCGATCCTGTCACAAGTCGTGCAGCTGGCGCTGACAGGCCAGGAGGTCTACATCCTGGTGGACGATGCCGAACAACTGGGCGAATCCGCACTCGAAGCGTTGTTGGGATTGGCGGCAGGCACCCCGGAAGGGCGCCCGCATGTCTTCCTGTTCGGCGAGGCTTCGATCATTGATCGCCTGGATCAATTGTGCGCCGAGAGCGGTACGGAGGAAGAACGCTTCCACGTTATCGAGCTCGCGCCGTATACCGAAGAAGAAACCCGTGAGTATCTGGCTCAGCGTCTCGACGGCGCCGGGCAGGGCGTTGGATTGTTCAGCGCCGAGCAGATCAGCGATATCCATGAGCAGTCCGGTGGATGGCCAGGTGCGATTAATCAGGTCGCGCGTGATTCGATGATCGAAGCCATGATTGCCAGCCGCTCTGCGGTCAAGCGTCCAAGTATGGGGTTCAAGATGCCTAAGAAACACGTGTTGGCTTTGGGTGGGGTTGTTGTCGCGGCGGTCCTCGCTGCGTGGTTGATTCCAGGTCGCAGCAACGCACCCGCTACGGCGCCAGCCAACTCTCAGGCTCAACTGCCTCTGGGTCAGGGCCAGGCGCCGGCTCAACAATCGAACAACGGTGGCCCGGCGATCGAGTTCGCCGGCAATTCGCAGCCAATGCCGTTGCCGATGAACGGGAGCTCGCAACCGGTGACACGCACACCTCTGGCTGAAGCGGCGGGCTCGGGTGAAGGAGACGGTGAAGACGGCGGTGCCGCCGCCAATCAATCGCTGCAGCCGCCGACGGTAACCACCACTGCGCCACCTGCGGGTGCATCGGCAGGGCCTGCTCCAAGCATGGCGCAGCAGCCGGTTCCAGCGCCACGCCCGGCGCCCGCCGCCAAGCCTACACCTGCTCCGGCGCCCGCTCCTGCCGCCAAGCCTGCGCCTGCGCCGACTCAGGTGGCGACTGCCAAGCCTGCTCCGGCCCCGGCAGCCAAGCCTGCTGCTCCGGCAGCTGCAGCGTCTGGCGCAGCGGGCAGTGGCTGGTATTCAGGTCAGGCCCCGACCCATTACGTGGTGCAGATCCTCGGCACCAGCTCTGAAACCACCGCCCAAAGTTACGTAAAAGAGCAGGGCGCCGAGTACCGTTATTTCAAGAAAACCCTGCAGGGCAAGCCTCTGTATGTGGTGACCTACGGCAGTTTCGCTGATCGCAATGCAGCGCTTACCGCTATCAAGGCCTTGCCAGAGAAGGTTCAGGCTGGTAAACCTTGGCCTCGTACCGTCGGCAGCATCCAACAGGAACTCGCTGCCGCACGCTGA